Below is a genomic region from Isosphaeraceae bacterium EP7.
CCGATCGTCCCCTCGGACGCCATCAGGCTGTTGCTCAGGCCGTCGGAGACCATCGCGATCGAACGGGCGTAGTTGGGGCCGAACATCGACTTATTCATCGGCCCGACCGAGTTGGTCGCGCCCCAGTTCACCGACCAGACGTACCAGTCGCCGTCGCTGGTGCCGTAGCTGGTGGTGGCGTAGCCGGTGTTACCCAGCGTGGCGTCGTCGATGTGCGAGCCGGGGTCGGCCGGGCACGTCAGGGCCGCCAGCGGCATGTTCGACACCGTCGTGTTGGGCGGCTCGCTGTAGGTCAGGTTGAAGTTGATCGAGTTGAAGAAGGCCGTCTGCTCCAGGAACGGGGCCACCCGGGCGAAGGCGCTCCAGGATGACTCGAACGCCCACGAGCCGGGGCCGCCGGTCGCCGTGGGGATCAGGATGGTGGTGGGCGGGAACGCCTGGTTGGCGCTCTCGTAGTTGTGGAACGCCAGGCCGATCTGCTTCATGTTGTTGGTGCACTGGATGCGCCTGGCCGCCTCGCGGGCGCTCTGCACCGCGGGGAGCAGCAGGGCGATGAGCACGGCGATGATGCTGATGACGACGAGTAATTCGATCAGGGTGAAGCCACGTCGGGCGGATTTCACGGCGGTCAACTCCGTCGGAGTATGGATGGATCGCGTCCTCGATGCAGAGCACGAAACCAGGATGATCCGCCCATATGAGAATTCCGGCGCAAACTCCGTGAAGATCTCAAGAACCCTTCACAATTCCGCCCCCGAACGCAGCCAGGGCCACCCGAGGCAGCCCGATGTCCACCACCCGGACCTCGCCCGTGTAATCCGCTGCCCCGGCTGCGTCGAATCCCAGCTTGGGCGCCACGAACGTCGCGGTGGCCCGCGCCCGGACCGCCAACCCCAGCGGCTTCCCCGTGTCGGCATCCAGGCCCGAGGGGATGTCGAGCGCCACCACCGGCCGGTCCGACGCGTTCAACGACTCGACGACCGCGTGCAGCACGCCTTCGAGCGGCCGGGATAACCCCGTCCCCAGCAGCCCGTCCACCACCCAGTCGGACCAGTTCCAGAGCCCGGCAAGTTCGGCCGCCGTCGGCTCGGGCCAATGGACCTGATCGATTCCCGACTTCTCCAGGATCAGCCGCTGGACGCCCGCATCGCCCGAGACGGCACCCGCCGCCGCCAGCCAGACGACCTTCACGGTGAACCCCCAGCCGTCCAGGTGCCGGGCGACCACCCCGCCGTCGCCGCCGTTGTTGCCCGCCCCGCAGACGACCGCCACCTTGACCGGCCCCCCGGCAAGCTCCCTGATCAGGGCCGCCGCCCCTTGGCCCGCGTTCTCCATCAGCAAGAGCGTGGGCAGGCCCAGCTCAACGGCCGCCTTCGCGTCGATCGACCGAACTTCTTCCCTGGATAGCGCACGGATGCCCATGAATCTTCCTCCAACCATTAGCCCGTGAACGACTTAGCCGACCTCGGCCGCCATTGACACCCGCCCCGCCCGCGTCCCACAATACCTCGCCAACCAAGCCAGCCACGGAGCGCCCCCATGCCGATCTACGAATATCGCTGCGAGCCCTGCGCCAAGACATTCGAGACTCTCATCCGCAACAACGGCGACACACCCCGCTGCCCCGACTGCGGCACCATCGAGGTCGCCAAGCAATTCAGCGTCCCGGCCTCCGTCCATTCCAACGGCGCATCCTCCCTGCCGGTCTACAACGCCCCTGCCCCGGGCTTCGGCTGCGGCGGAGGAGGCTGCGGAGCCGGTGGCTGCTCGATCGACTGAACCCGGCCGTTTGAAGTCCAACGAGCCTCGCTCCGGGACCGGGGCGAGGCTCCGGCCGATCTGACTTCCTTCCAGCCGCCTGCCTGCGGGACGCCGACCGGGGCCTCGGCGAACCTTGCAGTCGATGCGCGAAGGCCAGACGTCCGCTCCACTTCGGGCGCCACGGCCTGCGATCGGATCTCCGGGTTGCCAGCACGAGAGGCCCGACTCGCCGTGAAGGCGCGGGGACCACTCACGGGCCCTGCGCGATCGTCAGGGTGGCCCCGGAATGGGCGACGCCCCGTGGATTCAGACGTTCGGCGCACTTCACAGCTGCCTCCCGGGGCGAAGTGTCGGCGGCCCGAAACCTGAGAAAATGGCAGGATTTCTCGCCGGTTTTGCTCGCGGATTGCAACTGACCGGGACGGGCCACGTTGCGACCCCGCACGCCCCGGCCTGGCTCTTTGGCAATTCGGCCGGATCGAGTGCTGCGAGTGCCGGCCGGCCCGTCGACGATCGAGGTGCAGGAGTTCGGTCATTGAGACCGGAACGGCGGAGCACGGAACCTGCTCACCCTTAATAAGACGCAACCCAACAAGGCAATCTGCTTCCAAAAATCGAGCGAAGCGAAAAGAATTTTTCTTACGCGACCCCAGAAGCTAGATGTCAGCAGAGGAAGGCCAAGCCCATCATAGCATCCCCTTAACGGGATGTCCAGGGCTCGAATCGGAATTCTCCGGGGCCTGGAGCCCTGGGCATTCTCGCGCGGCCTGAGACGCGTACAGGCCGCCCCACAATCCGGGGTGTCGAGCCGAGTTGCCTCGCCTCGATACCCCGAGGACGCCGTTCGGGGCCGGGGCGGCGGGCAGGCACACGGGTGTCCGGCCGACGCAAGCAGATCGGCCCGGATGCGGGCTGGGGGGGAGAAGGATTCGACGCAAGTCGGCGCCGGCGTGCGCGTTGCCGTCGACCCAAGTCGACTGCGGGCGCGGGCTTGGCGCGTTGACAAGGGTCCCCCGAGGGCGCATATCTCCCTGGCGATCTGAAGGCTCCATCTTGCCGCGCACCCCTGAATTCTCAACTTCCGGCTCAGGCCGGAGGGCCCCGACCGCCGATTCGTTGTGTCGACGGACGGCCGAGTGTTTGTGGCGGGACCGGGTTCCTCTGGGCAGAACAAGCCCCGGGAGGTCGGCCGCCGGAAGGTGGGCGGTGCG
It encodes:
- a CDS encoding DUF1559 domain-containing protein; this translates as MKSARRGFTLIELLVVISIIAVLIALLLPAVQSAREAARRIQCTNNMKQIGLAFHNYESANQAFPPTTILIPTATGGPGSWAFESSWSAFARVAPFLEQTAFFNSINFNLTYSEPPNTTVSNMPLAALTCPADPGSHIDDATLGNTGYATTSYGTSDGDWYVWSVNWGATNSVGPMNKSMFGPNYARSIAMVSDGLSNSLMASEGTIGHAQMRGCMKAPSVPSDASVGTWSPTNVPAPGAASNAALAELIGSCGAATGKIKAGGPLGHTRWCNGGVYYSGFTTAVTPNGPVKARSRATGFSNAGKLVPMDWDSVDENDGGPTYMSLAASSMHPGGVNSLFGDGSVRFVKDTINATAWRAMGTIAGGEVISADSF
- a CDS encoding NAD(P)H-hydrate epimerase, which gives rise to MGIRALSREEVRSIDAKAAVELGLPTLLLMENAGQGAAALIRELAGGPVKVAVVCGAGNNGGDGGVVARHLDGWGFTVKVVWLAAAGAVSGDAGVQRLILEKSGIDQVHWPEPTAAELAGLWNWSDWVVDGLLGTGLSRPLEGVLHAVVESLNASDRPVVALDIPSGLDADTGKPLGLAVRARATATFVAPKLGFDAAGAADYTGEVRVVDIGLPRVALAAFGGGIVKGS
- a CDS encoding zinc ribbon domain-containing protein, which encodes MPIYEYRCEPCAKTFETLIRNNGDTPRCPDCGTIEVAKQFSVPASVHSNGASSLPVYNAPAPGFGCGGGGCGAGGCSID